TGCTTGGCGTGGTCGTCATTATCTTTGCTCTGTTTTCAAATTTAAAAAACCAACCGCTTAAAAAAGAGCGTGAAGGCGAATATTATAGTTACAGACGAGAGCATAAGGAGGAAGATGGCGAAATCATAGATGTTGAAGTTGTCGAAGAAGAGCGTAAATATAAATAAAGGTAAAAAATGAAAAATTTAAAAATAGCAACAAGAAAAAGTATCCTAGCCATGTGGCAAAGCGAGCATATCAAGGCTAAAATTTTGGATTTTCATAAAGATATAGAGGTAGAACTTGTCGGCATGAAGACAAAAGGCGACGTGATACTTGATACTCCGCTTGCTAAGATTGGTGGCAAGGGGCTTTTTACCAAAGAGCTTGAAGATAGCATGCTAAAAGGCGAAACTCATATCGCGGTTCATAGCCTAAAAGATGTGCCTGTGGCTTTTCCCGATGGGCTTGTGCTTGCTGCAATCTGCTCCCGTGAAGATGTGCGCGACGCTATGATAAGCGAAGAATTTGCTAAATTTGAAGATCTGCCTAAGGGTGCCAAAGTAGGAACCACGAGCCTTAGACGTAAGATGCAGCTTTTAAGGATGAGACCGGATCTTGAGATCATCTCGCTTAGAGGAAACGTCCAAACTAGGCTAAGAAAGCTAAGAGAGGGCGAATTTGACGCGATCATCCTAGCTATGGCAGGCATAAACCGTCTAAATTTAAAAGATGAGGTTAAATTTATCTATCCTTTTGAGCTAGATCAAATGATACCTGCGATGGGTCAGGGTGCGCTTGGGATAGAGGCTGTAGAAAATGAGGAAATTTTAAAATCGATAGAGTTCTTGCGCGATGAAAGAGCCGTTGTAGAAACAACCGTGGAGCGCGACTTCGTGACGCTGCTTGAGGGCGGTTGTCAAGTGCCTATCGGCATAAATGCAAAGCTTGATAAAGAACAAATTTATATAAATGCGATCGTGGGACTTCCTGACGGAAGTGAAGTTTTACAAAAGAGCTTAACCGTGGCAAAGAGCGAATTTGCAACTGCCGGCAAAGAGCTTGCGCGCGAATTTATCTCTAAGGGTGCCAAGGAGCTTTTAAGGCGAGCCGAAGAGATGGCAAACGAGGCATGAGAGCGCTTACGGCTCTTGTTTGCTATTGCTTTTGGAAGTTCAAATGTAGATATCATAAAAGAGCTTTTTACAAATCCGAATTTTGATAAAGCCAAGCATTTTAAAGGCGAAATGGCTGCGCGTAACAGCGATTTTTATCTAACGCGCTTTCATATAAAGGATATCGCCCCTCTTGGAAAGGGTGATGAATTTGATGTCTTTAGAGTTAGTTTAAGCTCAAATGACGACAGCGAGCATTTTGATCTTTATGTTTATATGATTGAAGACGGAATTTATGCAGTTAGATCGCTGGCGATGACAGGCGTTATAAAAGATCTGATTTATCACTATGAAAAGATTAGTGATAAGCAGAGGAAAGATCTTGATCTTGAAAATTTAAAACTTACGGTGGCAAAAGACAGTGAGCTTATCAAATTCGGCAAAGAAAATTTGCATAAATTTGAGCGAATTTTTGAAATTTACGGCTCAAATTTTTTAGACAAAAACGATCAAATAGAGCGAATTTTGAAAGCCTTGCATCTATCGCATATAGAAAGCGACGACAATGTTTTTAGGATAGTAGTCGGCGGTATGGTTGATAATATAGTCGGATTTTTTAGAGTAGAAAAAGAAGAGGACACTCCGCTTATGCATGAAAATCTCTATATAATGATAAAAAAGATTGCTCCTAAATGGTATCTTTTTAAGACGACATAAAACGAAACAAGGAAAATTTATGCAAAAGTATATTGATTTATTAAAGCAGCATGATCTCTTAAAAATCATTGATAAGCCCGTAGATATAGACCTTGAGATAGCACATGCAAGCTATATCGAAGTTAAAAAGCCTGATAGCAAGGCATTGCTTTTTACAAATCCCGTTTGTAAAAAATCGGGTCGTAAATTTGCTCCCGTACTTACAAATATATTTGGTAGTTTTGAAGCGACCAAGCTTATAATGGGAGTAGATCCTGATGAAGTGGCTAAGGAAATTTCAAATCTTTTAAAACCAAAAAAGCCAAAAGGTTTTGCACAAAAGCTAAATTTCATGAGCTATCTTTTTGGCTTAAGAAATGTATTTACAAAGCGCATAAAAGGCGAAGGTGAGTGCCAGCAGGTGAAATTCAAAGGCGATGAGGTTGATCTCTTTAGTTTGCCTGTGCTTAAGACTTGGGAGCTTGACGGAGGCGCGTTTATCACGA
The Campylobacter sp. RM16189 genome window above contains:
- the hemC gene encoding hydroxymethylbilane synthase, which codes for MKNLKIATRKSILAMWQSEHIKAKILDFHKDIEVELVGMKTKGDVILDTPLAKIGGKGLFTKELEDSMLKGETHIAVHSLKDVPVAFPDGLVLAAICSREDVRDAMISEEFAKFEDLPKGAKVGTTSLRRKMQLLRMRPDLEIISLRGNVQTRLRKLREGEFDAIILAMAGINRLNLKDEVKFIYPFELDQMIPAMGQGALGIEAVENEEILKSIEFLRDERAVVETTVERDFVTLLEGGCQVPIGINAKLDKEQIYINAIVGLPDGSEVLQKSLTVAKSEFATAGKELAREFISKGAKELLRRAEEMANEA